AAAAAGTTATATACAATGGTTCGACTTATCGATCGCCAAGGACAAGAGATAGTTAGAATTAACCTCAATTCAACCAATGAACGTCCTGAGGTAACGCCGATCGATGAACTACAAGATAAGTCTTCTCGGTACTACTTTCAAGAGACAATCCAGCTAGGGAAAAATGAAATTTTTATTTCTCCATTCGATCTCGCTAAGGATCTCGGAAAGGTAAAGCGCCCCTTCCTTCCGGTGATTAGGTTTTCTACCCCTGTTTATAGTGCACAAGATGACAAAGCTGGCATTTTGATCCTCAGTGTGTTTGGCGAAATTTTGCTCAACGAAATCGATCAACGCGAAACAGGCAATGAAGAAGAAGGACAAACGAATGAATTTATGCTCCTCAACGCCGAAGGTTATTGGTTAAAGGGCTTAACCCCCGAAGACGAGTGGGGGTTTATGTTTGACCAAGGCCAGGATCGCACCTTTGCCAATGCCTACCCCCAAGTTTGGCAGAGCATGCAGACCGAAGTAACTGGGCATATCGAAACCACTGCAGGGCTATTTATTTTTAGCAATATCTCACTTCTAGCCGAAGTGCAAAAAATTACCAATCAAGCAGTCAGAGGGGTTAATGTGGATGGTAGTGCAAGCTACAGTTGGCGAATTGTTGCCTACGTTTCCCCCCAGACATTGGCTGGCTTATCCAACCAGATTTATGCTCAACTTTTGCCCATATACCTTGGCATTGTTGCCATCCTGGCTATTGCTACTCTGATTATTTTAAGACAGTTACAGGCGGCCGAAAAAACTCAAGCCCGCATCGATGTCGGGGTGATGGCGGCTGAGAAAATTGCGGCAGGCGATCTGACAGTTCACTTTGATACCGTCGACACCAGCGATGGGCTCAATCGGCTATTTGAGGCATTTGAGTATACGACCCAAAGTCTGAGCAAATTGATTGGGCAGGTGCAGCGGTCTGGGGTTGAGGTGACCACATCTAGCACCCAACTAGCTTCCAACAGCCAACAGCTCCAAGCTACTATGACTGAACAGGTTGCCACCACCAGCGAAATTATGTCCACAACCCAGCAAATTGCTGCCACATCTGAAGAATTATCCAAAAACGTCAGTCGGGTTGCTGACGAGGTTGCTACCACTGCGTTTACTGCGGATCAGGGGCTGTCTGAATTGCAACAAATGAAACAAACGATTCAGCAACTGTCCGCTGCCACCGCGGCGATCGCCAATCGGCTGGGATTGATCAGCGAACGGGCAAATATGATTAATATGGTTGTCACTACGATTACCAAAGTTGCCGACCAAACCAATCTGCTCTCTTTGAATGCGGCGATCGAAGCCGAAAAAGCGGGTGAATATGGCGCTGGCTTCTCGGTGGTGGCCAGAGAAATTCGCCGTCTGGCCGATCAAACTGCCGTTGCTACCCTGGAGATCGAAACGATGGTAAATGAGATGCAGTCTGCTGTTTCCACTGGGGTGATGGAAATGGATAAATTCACCCAGGAGGTTAACCAGAGCGTGAATAGTATTGAAAGCATTAGCCAGCAGGTCGCGCTGGTAATTGAGCAAGTGCAAAACCTGACTCCCAAGTTTGCCGAGATTAATCAAGGGAGCGAGAACCAATCCCTGGGAGCACAGCAAATTAGCGAGGCGATGGGGCAACTGAATGACGCTTCCCAACAAACTGCTAAGTCTATGCAAGATGGCACTAATACGATCGCTAACTTGCAACAGGTTGTGCAAGGACTGCA
The sequence above is a segment of the Pseudanabaena sp. PCC 7367 genome. Coding sequences within it:
- a CDS encoding methyl-accepting chemotaxis protein: MLKLLRSQSLLMRGIAIFVPLLLANSGLFMLIHRNQLQAEKENLATRTARQIEQRKLALLGGVREVVADLNFLANHSDISTLGASLLQPPDDGETVTIFVNSLRQKLNRDFFLFVDQKKLYTMVRLIDRQGQEIVRINLNSTNERPEVTPIDELQDKSSRYYFQETIQLGKNEIFISPFDLAKDLGKVKRPFLPVIRFSTPVYSAQDDKAGILILSVFGEILLNEIDQRETGNEEEGQTNEFMLLNAEGYWLKGLTPEDEWGFMFDQGQDRTFANAYPQVWQSMQTEVTGHIETTAGLFIFSNISLLAEVQKITNQAVRGVNVDGSASYSWRIVAYVSPQTLAGLSNQIYAQLLPIYLGIVAILAIATLIILRQLQAAEKTQARIDVGVMAAEKIAAGDLTVHFDTVDTSDGLNRLFEAFEYTTQSLSKLIGQVQRSGVEVTTSSTQLASNSQQLQATMTEQVATTSEIMSTTQQIAATSEELSKNVSRVADEVATTAFTADQGLSELQQMKQTIQQLSAATAAIANRLGLISERANMINMVVTTITKVADQTNLLSLNAAIEAEKAGEYGAGFSVVAREIRRLADQTAVATLEIETMVNEMQSAVSTGVMEMDKFTQEVNQSVNSIESISQQVALVIEQVQNLTPKFAEINQGSENQSLGAQQISEAMGQLNDASQQTAKSMQDGTNTIANLQQVVQGLQQEISRFKMAQG